One stretch of Saccharomonospora xinjiangensis XJ-54 DNA includes these proteins:
- a CDS encoding RNA polymerase sigma factor gives MTDPIQNSVRTADAEDAEDRPDLSGPEPAPEFERLFDRHARPLHRYLARRARDVADDLVAETFLVALQTRHDYDPRRGTARSWLYGIATNLLRRHARQEVRGLRATARCQETEAVRTEGPENRVADRVDAQARARQLARALAELNPSDRDVLLLISWAEFDSAEVAEVLGIPVGTVRSRLHRVRRRLRIQDSTEHEGNKS, from the coding sequence GTGACCGATCCGATCCAGAACTCGGTGCGCACCGCCGACGCCGAAGACGCCGAGGACCGGCCCGACCTGTCAGGTCCGGAGCCCGCCCCGGAGTTCGAGCGGCTGTTCGACCGGCACGCCCGTCCCCTGCACCGCTACCTCGCGCGGCGGGCCCGTGACGTCGCCGACGACCTCGTCGCCGAGACGTTCCTCGTGGCGCTCCAGACGAGACACGACTACGACCCGCGCCGGGGCACGGCCAGGTCCTGGCTCTACGGCATCGCGACCAACCTGCTGCGCAGACACGCACGCCAGGAGGTGCGGGGGCTGCGGGCCACGGCGCGCTGCCAGGAAACCGAGGCGGTACGCACCGAAGGGCCGGAGAACCGGGTGGCGGATCGGGTCGATGCGCAGGCGCGGGCGCGGCAGCTGGCGAGGGCTCTCGCCGAACTCAACCCGAGCGACCGTGACGTGCTCCTGCTCATCAGCTGGGCGGAGTTCGACTCAGCCGAGGTCGCCGAGGTGCTCGGCATCCCCGTCGGCACCGTCCGTTCGCGACTGCACAGGGTCCGTCGCCGTCTCCGTATCCAGGACTCCACGGAACACGAAGGGAACAAGTCATGA
- a CDS encoding RsmB/NOP family class I SAM-dependent RNA methyltransferase, with translation MTGERRAPRHGQRGQGGRRPAPRKQGPRKPPVTDPARRAALDVLRAVTDRDAYANLVLPELLRQRRITGRDAALATELTYGTARAAGLLDAVLGRCVDRPLDTVDTPVRDALRLGAYQLLRTRIPTHAAVASTVDLVREEAGSRVAGFANAVLRRVSEKDERQWLDELEADTADPLARIALRTSHPRWIARAFAEALGDSGDELRAALEADDARPAVHLLAKPGVVSADELAAITGGDVAPYSPYGVHLPPGGGDLAESEALAEGIATVQDEGSQLVAVAATSAPLTDGPDERWLDLCAGPGGKTVVLGSLAQVSGATVDAVEVAEHRARLVREVTDDLPVTVHVADGRDPGLDPGYDRILVDAPCSGLGALRRRPEARWRKQPGDIAELTRLQGELLASAYRLVRPGGVVTYVVCSPHLAETEGIVVEAARRGGAEILDARPLFPDVPDLGDGPFVQLWPHRHGTDAMFCAVTRKR, from the coding sequence ATGACCGGTGAGCGGCGGGCTCCCCGCCACGGGCAGCGCGGTCAGGGTGGACGCCGTCCCGCGCCACGGAAGCAGGGTCCACGCAAACCTCCTGTGACCGACCCGGCGCGGCGGGCCGCGCTGGACGTTCTTCGCGCGGTCACCGACCGGGACGCCTACGCCAACCTGGTTCTGCCTGAGCTGCTGCGGCAACGCCGGATCACCGGCAGAGACGCGGCATTGGCCACCGAGCTCACCTACGGCACGGCGAGGGCAGCCGGTCTGCTCGACGCGGTGCTCGGGCGCTGCGTGGACCGGCCACTGGACACAGTGGACACTCCGGTGCGCGACGCGCTGCGTCTCGGCGCATACCAGTTGCTGCGGACCCGAATCCCGACGCACGCCGCTGTGGCCTCCACTGTGGACCTCGTGCGCGAGGAAGCGGGATCGCGGGTGGCCGGTTTCGCCAACGCCGTGCTGCGCAGGGTGTCGGAGAAGGATGAGCGGCAGTGGCTTGACGAGCTGGAGGCCGACACCGCCGACCCGCTGGCCAGGATCGCGCTGCGCACGTCCCATCCCCGGTGGATCGCGCGGGCCTTCGCCGAAGCGCTCGGCGACTCCGGCGACGAGCTGCGGGCGGCGCTGGAGGCCGACGACGCGCGTCCGGCGGTGCACCTGCTGGCCAAGCCGGGCGTGGTGAGCGCTGACGAGCTGGCCGCCATCACGGGCGGCGACGTGGCGCCCTACTCGCCCTACGGCGTGCACCTGCCTCCTGGCGGGGGTGACCTCGCGGAGTCCGAGGCCCTCGCCGAGGGAATCGCCACGGTGCAGGACGAGGGCAGCCAGCTGGTGGCCGTGGCGGCCACCTCGGCACCGCTGACGGACGGCCCCGACGAGCGCTGGCTCGACCTGTGTGCAGGACCGGGCGGCAAGACCGTGGTGCTCGGCAGTCTCGCCCAGGTGTCGGGCGCCACGGTGGACGCCGTCGAGGTCGCCGAGCACAGGGCACGGCTTGTCCGCGAGGTCACCGATGATCTTCCCGTCACGGTGCACGTCGCCGACGGGAGAGACCCCGGCCTCGATCCCGGCTACGACCGGATTCTCGTGGACGCGCCGTGCAGCGGGCTCGGCGCGCTGCGGCGCAGGCCGGAAGCGCGGTGGCGCAAGCAGCCCGGCGACATCGCCGAGCTGACCCGGTTACAGGGGGAACTCCTAGCGTCGGCGTACCGGCTGGTGCGTCCGGGTGGAGTGGTGACCTACGTCGTGTGCTCCCCGCATCTGGCCGAGACCGAGGGCATCGTCGTGGAAGCGGCACGCCGGGGCGGCGCGGAGATCCTCGACGCGCGGCCACTGTTTCCCGATGTTCCCGACCTCGGTGACGGCCCCTTCGTGCAGTTGTGGCCCCACCGGCACGGCACTGACGCGATGTTCTGCGCGGTGACCCGCAAGCGCTGA
- the fmt gene encoding methionyl-tRNA formyltransferase: MRLVFAGTPAPAVPSLRALIESPRHDVVAVVTRPDAPAGRGRRLVRSPVGQLADEHGIEVLTPRRPGDEDFLARLTELAPDACPVVAYGALLPESALAVPAHGWINLHFSLLPAWRGAAPVQAAVRAGDEITGATTFRIVRDLDAGPVFGTVTEPVKPTDTAGELLDRLSLSGAALLVSTLDGIEDGTVRAVPQPADGVTYAPKVTVEDARITFGFPATAVDRHVRSVTPEPGAWAQFRGQRIKLGPMMPAEGEYTDLEPGEVRVERRRVLVGTATSALVLGEVQAQGKKRMSATDWARGSRIEQGERLT; the protein is encoded by the coding sequence ATGAGGCTCGTGTTCGCGGGAACGCCCGCGCCTGCCGTGCCGTCGTTGCGTGCCTTGATCGAGTCGCCTCGCCACGACGTCGTCGCCGTCGTCACCCGTCCCGACGCTCCCGCAGGCCGGGGGCGCAGGCTGGTGCGTTCGCCCGTCGGGCAACTCGCCGACGAACACGGCATCGAGGTCCTCACCCCCCGGCGTCCCGGGGACGAAGACTTCCTCGCCAGGCTCACCGAGCTGGCGCCGGACGCGTGCCCCGTCGTGGCCTACGGGGCGCTCCTGCCGGAGAGCGCTCTGGCCGTGCCGGCCCACGGGTGGATCAACCTGCATTTCTCTCTTCTGCCCGCCTGGCGTGGCGCCGCGCCGGTGCAGGCGGCCGTCAGGGCGGGCGACGAGATCACCGGCGCGACGACGTTCCGGATCGTGCGGGACCTCGACGCGGGGCCGGTGTTCGGCACGGTCACCGAGCCGGTGAAGCCCACCGACACGGCCGGTGAGCTGCTGGACCGTCTCTCCCTGTCAGGAGCCGCGCTTCTGGTGTCCACACTGGACGGCATCGAGGACGGCACCGTGCGGGCCGTTCCGCAACCGGCCGACGGCGTCACCTACGCGCCGAAGGTGACGGTCGAGGACGCGCGGATCACCTTCGGTTTTCCCGCTACGGCGGTGGATCGCCACGTGCGATCGGTGACGCCGGAGCCGGGGGCGTGGGCGCAGTTTCGAGGTCAGCGGATCAAGCTCGGACCCATGATGCCCGCCGAAGGCGAGTACACCGACCTCGAACCGGGGGAGGTGCGTGTCGAACGCCGCCGTGTGCTCGTGGGCACGGCCACCTCGGCCCTCGTGCTCGGCGAGGTGCAGGCGCAGGGGAAGAAACGGATGTCGGCCACGGATTGGGCCAGGGGCAGCAGGATCGAGCAGGGAGAACGGCTGACATGA
- a CDS encoding acyltransferase family protein, which translates to MVQAQEVRPSPLVAARPDKAGPRKPRYISWDVIRVVGILAVLAFHATLLAPLNLPGLDLPPEPLRMDFPFGASVLITVSGYFAAMTIGKHSSLRWWLRRLARLLPAFWVAVLVIFAATQLFAPEGLPRHTYRDLLGNLALVHLLVPDIAYIDLAHWTVPVQVAGFTAIALLAASKRVRGRVASAVMWLVLLVPLAVRYLFMGPGDMVPMWLSIAMDGTGLNRAHLLLAGVAIYRWSKKRMSFTELYLMLLAVLLAHDLHPPDNDAVQPYALAMVLICVAAYEPAWNGRVFTALERPIRWLAGISYGVYLMHFVMGTIVARHLADLGLPWWGWVPAWFATAIVLGWALTKFVERPVFDFFNRWLTPQGKPVPPARPARPSV; encoded by the coding sequence ATGGTGCAGGCGCAGGAGGTCAGGCCGAGCCCGCTGGTGGCGGCACGACCGGATAAGGCCGGGCCGCGCAAACCGCGCTACATCAGCTGGGATGTCATCAGGGTCGTCGGCATTCTCGCCGTTCTGGCCTTTCATGCCACGTTGCTCGCGCCGCTGAATCTTCCCGGCCTCGATCTTCCGCCGGAACCGCTGCGCATGGACTTCCCGTTCGGCGCCTCGGTGCTGATCACGGTGTCCGGTTACTTCGCGGCGATGACGATCGGCAAGCATTCGTCGCTGCGCTGGTGGCTGCGCAGGCTGGCGCGCCTGCTGCCCGCGTTCTGGGTAGCGGTGCTGGTGATCTTCGCGGCGACCCAGCTCTTCGCGCCGGAAGGACTGCCGAGGCACACCTACCGCGATCTGCTCGGCAACCTCGCCCTCGTGCACCTGCTGGTACCCGACATCGCCTACATCGACCTCGCGCACTGGACCGTGCCCGTGCAGGTCGCCGGGTTCACGGCGATCGCGCTGCTCGCGGCGAGCAAACGGGTCCGGGGCAGGGTGGCGTCGGCGGTGATGTGGCTGGTGCTGCTCGTGCCACTGGCGGTGCGGTACCTGTTCATGGGGCCGGGTGACATGGTGCCGATGTGGCTGTCCATCGCCATGGACGGCACGGGCCTCAACCGCGCCCACCTGCTTCTCGCGGGCGTCGCCATCTACCGGTGGTCGAAGAAGCGGATGAGCTTCACCGAGCTGTACCTGATGCTCCTCGCCGTGCTGCTGGCTCACGACCTGCACCCGCCGGACAACGACGCCGTGCAGCCTTATGCGCTGGCCATGGTGCTCATCTGCGTCGCGGCCTACGAACCGGCCTGGAACGGCAGGGTCTTCACGGCGCTGGAGCGGCCGATCCGCTGGCTCGCCGGCATCTCCTACGGCGTCTACCTCATGCACTTCGTGATGGGCACCATCGTGGCCAGGCACCTCGCCGACCTCGGCCTGCCGTGGTGGGGCTGGGTGCCCGCGTGGTTCGCCACGGCGATCGTGCTGGGCTGGGCTCTGACGAAGTTCGTGGAGCGACCCGTGTTCGACTTCTTCAACCGGTGGCTCACTCCCCAGGGCAAGCCGGTTCCGCCGGCGCGTCCCGCCCGACCGTCGGTGTGA
- the metK gene encoding methionine adenosyltransferase: MSASNRRLFTSESVTEGHPDKVCDSISDTILDALLSKDLHSRVAVEALITTGQVHIAGEVTTEAYADIPTLVRDRILDIGYDSSTKGFDGASCGVNVAIGSQSPDIAQGVESAYETRIGEHDPGEVDELDRQGAGDQGLMFGYACSDTPELMPLPIALAHRLARRLTAVRKQGVLPYLRPDGKTQVTIEYEGDRPVRLDTVVISSQHAEGIDLQKLLAVDVAEHVVTPVLREMNWDQEDARLLVNPTGRFVVGGPMGDAGLTGRKIIVDTYGGMARHGGGAFSGKDPSKVDRSAAYAMRWVAKNIVAAGLAGRVEVQVAYAIGKAAPVGLFVETFGTEKVDPAKIQAAITEVFDLRPAAIIRDLDLLRPIYAPTAAYGHFGRTDIDLPWEKTDRIDDLRHAAGA; the protein is encoded by the coding sequence GTGAGTGCGTCCAACCGCAGGTTGTTCACCTCGGAGTCGGTGACTGAAGGGCACCCCGACAAGGTCTGTGACTCGATCAGCGACACGATCCTCGACGCGCTGCTGAGCAAGGACCTCCACAGCCGGGTCGCGGTGGAGGCCCTGATCACCACAGGGCAGGTGCACATCGCGGGTGAGGTGACCACGGAGGCGTACGCCGACATCCCGACCCTCGTGCGCGACCGCATCCTCGACATCGGCTACGACTCGTCCACCAAGGGGTTCGACGGCGCGTCCTGCGGGGTGAACGTCGCCATCGGTTCGCAGTCGCCGGACATCGCGCAGGGCGTCGAGTCCGCCTATGAGACGCGGATCGGAGAGCACGATCCGGGCGAGGTGGACGAGCTGGACCGTCAGGGTGCCGGTGACCAGGGCCTGATGTTCGGCTATGCCTGCTCGGACACGCCCGAGCTGATGCCCCTGCCGATCGCGCTGGCTCATCGCCTCGCGCGCCGGTTGACGGCCGTACGCAAGCAGGGTGTGCTGCCGTATCTGCGTCCCGACGGCAAGACCCAGGTGACCATCGAGTACGAGGGTGACCGTCCGGTGCGGCTGGACACGGTGGTGATCTCCAGCCAGCACGCCGAGGGCATCGACCTTCAGAAGCTGCTCGCGGTGGACGTCGCCGAGCACGTGGTGACGCCGGTGTTGCGGGAGATGAACTGGGACCAGGAGGACGCGCGCCTCCTGGTGAACCCGACGGGCCGGTTCGTGGTGGGTGGTCCGATGGGTGACGCGGGGCTGACGGGCCGCAAGATCATCGTGGATACGTACGGCGGGATGGCCCGGCACGGTGGTGGTGCTTTCTCGGGCAAGGACCCGTCGAAGGTGGACCGCTCGGCCGCCTACGCGATGCGCTGGGTCGCCAAGAACATCGTCGCCGCGGGCCTCGCGGGCAGGGTCGAGGTTCAAGTGGCCTATGCGATCGGCAAGGCGGCTCCGGTGGGGTTGTTCGTGGAGACGTTCGGGACGGAGAAGGTGGACCCCGCCAAGATCCAGGCCGCGATCACCGAGGTGTTCGATCTGCGTCCCGCGGCGATCATCCGTGATCTCGACCTGTTGCGGCCGATCTACGCCCCGACGGCCGCCTACGGTCACTTCGGCCGCACCGACATCGACCTGCCCTGGGAGAAGACCGACCGCATCGACGACCTCCGGCACGCTGCCGGAGCGTGA
- the coaBC gene encoding bifunctional phosphopantothenoylcysteine decarboxylase/phosphopantothenate--cysteine ligase CoaBC: protein MTTRPRVVLGVGGGIAAYKACEVLRGLTETGHDVRVVPTASALNFVGAATFEALSGHPVDTGVFSRVPEVQHVRVGQEADLVLVVPATADLLAKAAHGLADDLLTNTLLTARCPVAFFPAMHTEMWEHPATRDNVALLRSRGVVVTEPDSGRLTGKDTGKGRLAHPQEIVDLARLLLARPTALPRDLDGVRVVVSAGGTREPLDPVRFLGNRSSGKQGYALARVAAQRGAEVTLVAAHTAALPDPAGTRVVRVSTAEELEKAVNAAAADADVVVMAAAVADFRPADRAEHKIKKTDDDSAPAVVLTRNNDVLAGLVRRRRPGQLLVGFAAETGDAHGTVLDHGRAKLKRKGVDLLVLNAVGEGRAFEVDENTGWLLSSDGAERSIPLGAKSELATIVWDAVSELVRAGGRAQ, encoded by the coding sequence GTGACGACACGGCCGCGAGTCGTCCTCGGTGTCGGGGGCGGTATTGCCGCCTACAAGGCGTGCGAGGTGTTGCGGGGACTCACCGAGACAGGGCACGACGTCCGCGTCGTCCCCACCGCCTCCGCCCTGAACTTCGTCGGGGCGGCGACGTTCGAGGCGCTGTCGGGGCACCCGGTGGACACCGGGGTGTTCAGCCGGGTTCCCGAGGTGCAGCATGTCCGCGTCGGCCAGGAGGCCGACCTGGTGCTGGTCGTCCCCGCGACCGCGGATCTGCTGGCCAAGGCCGCGCACGGACTCGCCGATGACCTGCTCACCAACACGCTGCTGACGGCGAGGTGCCCTGTCGCGTTCTTCCCCGCCATGCACACCGAGATGTGGGAGCATCCCGCCACGCGCGACAACGTGGCGCTGCTGCGGTCGCGGGGCGTGGTGGTCACCGAGCCGGACTCTGGCCGGTTGACCGGGAAGGACACGGGCAAGGGCCGCCTCGCCCACCCGCAGGAGATCGTCGATCTCGCCCGCCTGCTGCTGGCGAGACCCACGGCGCTGCCGAGAGATCTCGACGGCGTCAGGGTCGTGGTGTCGGCGGGAGGGACGAGAGAGCCGCTGGACCCGGTGCGCTTCCTCGGCAACCGCTCGTCGGGCAAGCAGGGCTACGCGCTCGCCAGGGTCGCCGCGCAGCGGGGTGCCGAGGTGACACTCGTCGCCGCACACACGGCGGCGCTGCCCGATCCCGCTGGGACGCGCGTGGTGCGGGTCTCGACGGCCGAGGAGCTGGAGAAGGCCGTGAACGCGGCGGCGGCGGACGCCGATGTCGTCGTCATGGCCGCCGCCGTCGCGGACTTCCGCCCGGCCGATCGCGCCGAGCACAAAATCAAGAAGACGGATGACGATTCGGCGCCCGCAGTGGTGCTGACCCGCAACAACGACGTCCTCGCGGGTCTGGTGCGGCGGCGGCGTCCCGGCCAGCTCCTCGTGGGTTTCGCTGCGGAGACGGGCGACGCGCACGGCACCGTGCTCGACCACGGCAGGGCCAAGCTGAAGCGCAAGGGCGTCGATCTGCTGGTGCTCAACGCCGTCGGCGAGGGCAGGGCGTTCGAGGTGGACGAGAACACCGGGTGGCTACTGTCCTCCGACGGCGCCGAACGGAGCATTCCCCTGGGGGCGAAGTCCGAGCTGGCGACCATTGTGTGGGACGCCGTGTCGGAGTTGGTGCGTGCGGGTGGACGTGCCCAGTAG
- the rpoZ gene encoding DNA-directed RNA polymerase subunit omega, with translation MTAITLGPQGEQLEGITNPPIDDLLEKVSSKYALVIYAAKRARQINDYYAQLGEGLLEYVGPLVEPGPREKPLSIALREIHSGLLEHTEGE, from the coding sequence GTGACCGCGATTACGCTGGGTCCGCAGGGTGAGCAGCTCGAAGGCATCACCAACCCGCCCATCGACGACCTGCTCGAGAAGGTCAGCTCCAAGTACGCCCTCGTGATCTACGCGGCGAAGCGCGCCCGTCAGATCAACGACTACTACGCGCAGCTCGGTGAGGGGCTCTTGGAGTACGTGGGCCCGCTTGTGGAGCCGGGCCCGAGGGAGAAGCCGCTGTCGATCGCTCTGCGCGAGATCCACTCGGGTCTGCTGGAGCACACCGAAGGCGAGTAG
- the gmk gene encoding guanylate kinase, translating to MSEQDRGSHAAGRSAGRVVNGEPVPGASPRHRLTVVSGPSGVGKSSVVAELRRLCPDIYFSVSVTTRPPRAGEVDGVHYHFVDSGTFETMASGGELLEHAEFAGNRYGTPREPVERMLREGRPAVLEIELKGARQVREAMPDAQLVMLLPPSWDELVGRLTGRGTEHDDAVRARLREAERELAAADEFDQRIVNADVRTAARQLLSLVTGRTTACDETEHSQ from the coding sequence GTGAGTGAGCAGGACCGCGGCTCTCACGCGGCAGGCCGGTCGGCAGGTCGCGTGGTGAACGGTGAGCCGGTGCCGGGCGCGAGCCCACGGCACCGGCTCACCGTCGTCTCGGGGCCGTCCGGGGTCGGGAAGTCGAGCGTCGTGGCGGAGCTGCGGAGGCTGTGCCCCGACATCTACTTCAGCGTGTCGGTCACCACCCGGCCGCCGCGTGCGGGCGAGGTGGACGGGGTGCACTACCACTTCGTGGACAGCGGCACCTTTGAGACCATGGCCAGCGGCGGGGAGTTGCTCGAACACGCCGAGTTCGCGGGCAACCGCTACGGCACACCCCGGGAACCTGTCGAACGGATGCTGCGGGAGGGCCGCCCCGCGGTGCTGGAGATCGAACTCAAGGGCGCGCGCCAGGTGCGCGAGGCGATGCCGGACGCACAGTTGGTGATGTTGCTGCCGCCGTCCTGGGACGAACTGGTCGGCAGGCTCACCGGGCGCGGCACGGAACACGACGACGCCGTGCGCGCACGGCTGCGCGAGGCCGAACGTGAACTCGCGGCGGCGGACGAGTTCGACCAGCGCATCGTCAACGCCGATGTGCGGACCGCCGCACGCCAGTTGCTAAGCTTGGTGACTGGCCGAACCACCGCTTGCGACGAGACGGAGCACAGTCAGTGA
- the mihF gene encoding integration host factor, actinobacterial type, translated as MALPQLTEEQRAAALEKAAAARRARAELKERLKRGGTTLAEVLKQADEDEVLGKMKVSALLEALPGVGKVRAQQTMERLEIATSRRLRGLGDRQRKALLAEFSGE; from the coding sequence GTGGCACTTCCCCAGCTCACCGAGGAACAGCGTGCTGCGGCGCTGGAGAAGGCCGCCGCCGCCCGTCGCGCTCGCGCGGAGCTCAAGGAACGGCTCAAGCGCGGCGGTACGACCCTCGCCGAGGTGCTGAAGCAGGCCGACGAGGACGAGGTTCTCGGCAAGATGAAGGTCTCCGCTCTGCTGGAGGCCCTGCCGGGCGTGGGTAAGGTGCGTGCGCAGCAGACGATGGAGCGACTGGAGATCGCGACCAGCCGTCGTCTGCGTGGCCTCGGCGACCGGCAGCGCAAGGCGCTGCTGGCCGAGTTCAGCGGCGAGTGA
- the pyrF gene encoding orotidine-5'-phosphate decarboxylase: MSAENTAARPFGARLAEAVAERGPLCVGVDPHPELLRSWGLPVDASGLERFALTATEALAGSVAVLKPQSAFFETYGSAGIAVLERVLATTRQAGALLLLDVKRGDIGSTMAAYTDAYLADGAPLAVDAITVSPYLGFGSLEPALAKARSTGRGVFVLARTSNPEGHTVQRARDSSGTTVAQSVVDAAARYNAGAEPLGDVGVVVGATVGPGEVRLDTFNGPVLAPGFGAQGATAEDVRRVFGAGLRGLLPASSRDVLRHGPSPDALLSAARRAADSLAAILPSS, translated from the coding sequence GTGAGTGCGGAGAACACAGCCGCGCGCCCTTTCGGCGCGCGGCTGGCCGAGGCCGTCGCCGAGCGAGGGCCGCTGTGCGTGGGTGTTGACCCGCATCCGGAGCTGCTGCGGTCGTGGGGGCTGCCCGTTGACGCGAGCGGTCTCGAACGCTTTGCCCTGACGGCGACGGAGGCACTCGCGGGCTCCGTCGCCGTGCTGAAGCCGCAGTCGGCGTTCTTCGAGACGTACGGATCGGCGGGAATCGCTGTGCTGGAACGGGTTCTCGCCACCACGAGGCAGGCCGGTGCGCTCCTTCTGCTGGATGTCAAGCGGGGTGACATCGGCTCCACGATGGCCGCCTACACCGACGCTTATCTCGCCGACGGCGCCCCGCTGGCGGTCGATGCGATCACCGTGTCGCCCTACCTCGGATTCGGTTCGCTGGAGCCCGCGCTGGCCAAGGCCCGCAGCACGGGCAGGGGAGTCTTCGTTCTCGCGAGGACGTCCAATCCGGAGGGGCACACCGTGCAGCGGGCGAGAGACTCTTCGGGAACCACAGTGGCACAGTCCGTTGTGGACGCCGCGGCGCGGTACAACGCCGGTGCCGAGCCGCTGGGCGACGTCGGCGTGGTGGTCGGGGCCACCGTCGGGCCAGGTGAGGTGCGTCTCGACACATTCAACGGCCCCGTGCTGGCCCCGGGGTTCGGCGCGCAGGGGGCCACGGCGGAGGATGTGCGGCGGGTGTTCGGCGCGGGATTGCGCGGGCTGCTGCCCGCGTCGTCGCGTGATGTGCTGCGCCACGGGCCCTCTCCCGATGCGCTGCTCTCGGCGGCGCGGCGCGCGGCCGACAGTCTTGCGGCCATTCTGCCCTCGTCCTGA